The nucleotide sequence AGCCTCCATCTGCCGCGACAGAAACGAACGCGAAGTCAGGCTGGTCGCTGAATTCCTCGCGAATCTGTAGCAGCTCTGGGAATTCCAGCAGGCAGGGCGGGCACCAGGGACCCCAGAAATTGACCAGCGTCACCTTTCCGGCCAGATCGGCCGTTTCCAGCGGCTGCTCGACGTTCAGCATCGGTTTAAGGGTGGTTGCCGGCAGAGGCTGGCCGACCCACGGATGCGATTCCGCCATCTGGGCCGCGCCAGGTCCCAGGATGGTGATAACCAGCATCACCATCAGGCCAGCCATGATGGCCAGCAGGAGGTAAAGCATCGTTTTCCCCCGACGAGGGAGCATCGGTTTCCGGGAATTCGGCAGGGAATGGCAGAGCATGGCGGGTTCGTATAAAGGTCGTGTGAAAAATGAAGCCACGGGGGCAACTTGCCCTATTCTATCTCTAACGGATCCCGGGCGGAGAAGCATTCCGATGCGAAATCGCAGGGAGAGCGGGCCAGTTTCCGAAATTTGGCAGAACGATCGCTCTGGCAACAATTGCCCCGTAAGGAAATAATAGGTCATTGTGTTCCCGTCAGCCTCAGGTAAAACATCGGCTGACAGCTTCCCTAACTTGGAAGCCTTACGCTGCTTGAAGGATTCACTTGCGCGATGAAATTCGAGGTTGAACTGAAGTTTCCGGTCGACGATCTTTCCACCGTCGAATCGCAATTGGAAGACCTGGGCGGGATTATCGAAGTCCCTAAACGCCAGGCCGACCGATACTACAGTCACCCGTCGCGTAACTTCGCCGAAACGGACGAAGCCCTTCGTATCCGCCGTGTGGGGGATCAGAACTTCATCACCTACAAAGGTCCCAAGGTCGACGATTCGACCAAGACCCGTCGTGAAATCGAAGTTCCCCTGATCTCAGGTGCCACCGGAGCGGCCAACATCGTCCATATGTTCGAGTCGCTGGGCTTCACGCCGGTGGCCGAAGTGACCAAGGACCGCCGTAAATCGCACATCCAGTACGATGGCTACGAAGTCCTGGTCGCGATGGACGAAGTACTGAACCTGGGCACCTTCGTTGAACTCGAGATCACTGCCGACGAAGAAGACGTCGAATCGGCCAAAGCCGCTATCGCCAAATTGGCCGATCAACTCGGTCTTTCTGGCAGCGAACGCCGCAGCTACCTGGAACTGATTCTGGGCTCTGAATAACGCGGATCATTTCCCCACTAAGACTTTCTGGGAAATTTTCTGATTCCGCCAAAACCTTAGGCGAACCTCGGGGTTTTTACACTCACCGCGACAATTTACTGTGCGATGCCTCTATTTCGTACAGCGATTGTTTGAGGCAGCCCTGGGTCGTTAAGTAACCGCGCACTCGGCCTGGGGCTTCCTCTTTTTCTTGGCTCATCGCTTTCGGTCTGCTCACTTCCGGCCCCCAATACGTACCGGTCGTACGTTTTCGCGCTTGGCCTTATAATCGGGGTAATGAGCGTGCACCCCCATTCTTCTACCACGGCGGAGCCCAAAGCCGAGCGGCCTCAATCGCCCGCGACACCTGTCGCTACCCTGGATGGTATCCAACGCAACGAAGGGGTCTCGCGAAATTTCGTTCTGCTGACGCTCTATCAAGTCGTGCTGCGTTGCGGCTGGATCTTCAAGACCGAGAGCATCATCATTCCGGCCGTGCTCGATTTGATCGCCGGCTCGGGCTGGATTCGAGGATTCCTCCCCATTCTGGGGAGAATTGGTCAGAGTTGCCCGCCGCTTCTTTATGCCGACCGGCTGCGCCAGTTGCCACTGAAGAAATGGTCGCTTGCCGGAACTTCGCTCGCCATGTCGGTTGCCTTCGCCGGGCTTGCCGCGATGTTTATCCCCGGAGTCGAGTCCTCCATCGGACAGTCGGCGATGGTGGTCGGCTTCCTCGGATTTTACTTCCTGTTCTTCTGTGCAACGGGGCTCAACCAACTCGGCTTCGGTACAACGCAGGGAAAGCTGATTCCGCCTCATCTGCGGGGCCGGCTGATGCTGGCCTCGAACGTGATCGGCGCGGTCATCGCCATTTCACTGGCGGCCTGGCTATTGCCGAAATGGCTCCAGGGAAACAGCATTCAGGTCAACTGGATCTTTGGGTTCGCGGCGTTTTCGTTCATAGGCAGTGCCATCTCGGTGATGGGGCTGAAAGAGCGACGCGACCAGGTCGAGCGGAAAGCGTTTTCGCCGAAACAGTTGATCCAGGAATCGATTAACGTCGTCAAAGATGACCATCGGTTTCGTTATGTCTGCCTGATCGCAGCGACGTTCGGCTTTTCGCTGATGCTATTCCCGCACTACCAGGCCCTGGCTCGCGAACGGCTGGACGTTGATCTTTCGCGGATGATCTTTTGGGTGATCGTTCAGAATGCCGGCACGGCGATTTTCAGCTTGCTCGGCGGACCGCTGGCCGACTGGAAAGGAAACCGGCTGGTCCTACGCACGATGATGTTCGGCGTGATGATCTTGCCACTCGGCTCGATTGCCCTGGTTCACTCTGGCAGCGTCGGCATCTATTTGTTCGACTGGCTGTTTCTGTTTGTTGGCGTGACCCCCATCACCTTCCGCGCGTTCACCAACTACACCCTGGAGTTGGTACCAGAACCGATGCACCCACGTTACCTGGCGACGCAGTCTTTGTGCATAGCCGTCCCGATGGTGATCTCGCCGTTCGTGGGCCTGTTGATCGATATCACCAGTTTCGAGCTCGTCTTCAGCGGGATCGCCTTGATCTTGTTTGGCGGCTGGACGATGACCTGGTTCCTGGACGAACCACGCCACGAAGTAGGCCATCACGTCATGTATGGCGAGATGGACGTCGATCCGGAAGACGAAGTGTAACTCGCGCAAAAAACAAGGCAGGCCATCGAGGCAACCTGCCTTGTTAGTAAATCTCGTCCGGAATTCCAGCTTGGCTATTTGCTGGTAAGCTCCAACTGCAGTTCATTGGATTGATCGGCGAGGATCGTGGTACTAAAACCCGAGGAACCTGGATCTTCGTATCGCTTCGGCGTGTGATAAATCATCACGAGTTCCGGAAACTTCCCGTGCTTTCGGTGATAGGCATCCACGTCATGGACGATGTGCTCAGGATCGGGCTCAGACTTAGAGACACCGACCTGGTATTCACCAGGAAAGACGCCATCACCAGGATTCGAGGTTCCCATGATCGCCATCCCCTGGGCATCGGTTCGTCCGTAAGCCGACCGACCGTTCCCAACGGGAGCAAATGTGATATTAGCATTTTCAACGGGCTGTCCATCCATCGTCACCATGACAGTTGAATAGCTGGCCCCCGGTTGCACTGAGCCTGGACCAAAGCATCCCGAAGTGGAAAGCAATGCCAGGAACAAAAAGAATGTGGTCGACGATCGACTCATGAAGTCAAACTCCAGCATCTGTAACGAGTGGTTTAGGCGGCAATAGAAGAAAAGCGTTCCGGCAAGCTTCCGAGCGTTGAGAAAAAGCGGCGGAAGCTTTCATCGTGACGCTCATTAGCGACTCGCCACGTCACCGCCACTACGCGTTCCCATCGCTCCCCAAACGCCGTAAGGCGAGGCACCACTATATTCCCAATTCGCAGCCAGATTACCCGTGTCGATCGTTTCTGAAATGAACGTGACCGAACCGTCGCCAAAAAGCGTGTTCGCTCCACCTGGATGGTAGCTATTGGCTGTCGCGTAGATCTTGTCTTTTTCATTTCCCCAGCGGCTACAGCTTGGGGCATTCGGAGGAAGAACGGTGTTCAAACCAACAAAAGCAGGAGCACCGTCTGACCAACGGGTTCCGGAGTAGGTGTGGTAAGAGGTCGCCCCCTCAACGTACATGCCGCCCAACCCACGCATATCCATGCAACGATTGGCCTTTCCACCGTCAACAAATGCGTTGTCGACACGCACGATACCGCCTCGAATCTTCATTCCATCGACACCGATGCAACGTTCGCCCATGGCGACCGTGTTACTTAGGCCATCGGTGATGTCGCGAAACCCCTTGTAGTGATAGCGCGAGAACATTCCTCGCCCCTCAAACTCATTGGTTCGATCGTTCGATGCCGAGGCATCTTCGAAGCGATTCAGTGGCTGGTCGCCTGCCGAGAAGCAATAGTTTGTCTTACCGAGGTGCCCAGTCGCTGGAGTACTATCGGATGGGCACAGCAAGCCGGCGACCTGTGTGTTGTTCGGAGCCCAGTCCTCCCACGGATCTTGCGTGAAGTTGTCTTGTGCGTACTGCTCCCACAGTGCCCGCTGCTCCAGGAACGGAAGCAGACCAATAAAACCGCTCAATCGACCATGGTTCCCGAGGGGCGTACTACCGCCCGACATAGCTGGCAGTTTGCCATAGGTATCATGATAGTTATGCAGAGCGAGGCCCAACTGCTTCAGGTTGTTGGTGCAATTCATCCGGCGTGCTGCTTCACGAGCCTGTTGAACGGCAGGTAAAAGAAGTGCGATCAGTACTCCGATAATGGCGATGACGACCAAGAGTTCAACGAGCGTAAAGCCACGTGAGTTTCTCATAAACAATCCCGAATTAGTGCGACAGAGTGCGAATGATCTTCACAGAGTGAATTCGTGTTAAATATTAGCAAAGACTCAAATAAACGAACACCTTTTTTGCGACGTCGCTTCGAATCATCCCGCTGGAACTTACGACAAAAACTTTCTTTTTATGGTTACCAACCCGCGTTAGAAACGACAACTAAGCAATCACCACCGTTAAATTTGGCTAACACGGTCGAGATGCTCCTTAGAGATCTTTATGTCGTTGCGTGGCTGGAAAGAGACAGCGATTTTTGCAGAGTGAAATCACTCAGAAAAACTGGATTAAAACAGTTTGTTCTATCGCACATTGTGAGGTGACTTAGCTACTCGCGCTGCGGTAACTTCGCAGCGACGCCTTGAAGACCCAGCGCGAGAACCACAGGCTCATGCCGGTCGCTACGAGCATGTAGATTGGCAGGGCCCACATCTGCGTTTCGCTGACGCCGAATGGCTGAGCCATGATCCGGGCCGGCACGTTCACCACGATCAAGATCGGGATCGCAAAGGTGAAGATCAACTGCAGCGACATCCCCAGCGTACCGGCGTTGTAGATCTCCATCGGGTAACGCGAGAAACTGGTGATATAGAACCAGAAGTCGTACAGCGATGTATTGCGGCCGAGCCAGATGCTGGAAGCGGCCAGCACGATCATCAAGCTGTAAAGGATCGCCACGCCGCAAAGTAGGAAGATGACGAACGTCACCACCATGGTCGCGGTTAACACGATCGGCTGCTCAGGGCGATGCGTCAGCTGATAAAGGCTGATTCCCATCAGCAGCAAACCGAACAGAAAGTTGGCGGTGGAAGGCCAGTTCACTTTCTCGAAGCTGACGAGGAACTGCGTATCGATCGGCTTCAGCAGGGCGAAGTCGAGCTTGCCGGTACGGATCAATTCCGAGAACTCTTGAATGTTCGGCATGAAGAACATCTGCACTAGGCTGTTCACCAGCAGAGTCGTCGCCAGAAAGACGAAGAACTCCCACTTTCCCCAACCTGTGTTAGGTCCGATCGAATTGGTGTAGCTGAAGATAAGCAGATAGAACCCAAGGTTCATAATCACCCACGACAAGCTCGAAACACATTCGATCCAGAAGTTCGAGCGAAAGCTCAGATCGCGAACCAGGCTGTTTCGCAAAAACATGTAAAACACGGCTGCATACGAAGGTCGATCTTCCATACGTTTAACCTCCGTAAGCGCTGTACTGCTTCACGCCGTAATGAAACGACAGACGCGAGGCGATGATAAAGAAGACAACCCAGCCGACCTGAACGACCAGTCCCCAGAACAACTCTGGTCCGGTGATCTTTTCCAGAAACACGGCTGCCGGGAAGTACGCCAGGTACATCAGCGGCAACGACTTCACAATCAGTGCCCAAGGACCACCCAACTCATTCAGCATGTCCAGCGGAAACATGTGTCCCGACAGGAAGAACGTGAACAGCATGTACACGAACAGCAGCGAGCGCACTTCCAGGAACCAGAAACCGATCATGCCGATCGTGGCTTCCATGAAGAACCCCAGCATGAACGACAACACCAGCGAGGTGAAGTAAGCCGCCAACACATGTCCTGGCGGCCAGCCGGAAAAGTAGCCGCGGCACAGAAAGAACACGATCGCAAACGGCACCGCCGCCACGATGTAGTAAGTCAGCTTGTGGGCGATTCGATTCAGCAGGAAGAACGAAATCAGATCGAGCGGCTGAATCAGGTACTTCTTGATTTCCCCTTCGCGGATCTGCAAGGCAATGCCAGAGGCCAAACCTGGCATGCTGGAGAATGCTCGCGAGATGGTCGACAGCAAGTAATACGCGACAATGTTGTAATACGTATAGCCGACGATCTCTGCGTTTCCGCTGCTTTCTCCTTTGGCCGAAAAGATGGCCGACCAAAGGAAGATTTGCGTCAGGATCGGCAGGAACCGCATTAAGGTTCCCAGCATGAAGTCGCCGCGATAGACGAGCTTCTCGTGGAAGTTGATTTGAAAGATGGCCCACCAGGTGGAGGCCCGAGCGGCAAGGTCTGCCATGATCGATTCTCCAGGGGCTTAGGACGAAGCTTCCGCCAGTTTTTCGTTGGCCGACTTGTCGCCAGGATGTGCCAGCGAGAAGACATCGGCGATCACTTCTTCCAGCGGAGGATCTTCCACCCCGACGTCGGCCAGTTCGTATTGATCGAGCACCGACGCCAGGACTTCGCCAACTCGAGAACGGTCGACCCGCAGTTTCACCTTCGGGTAGTCCTCGGAGATGACATCGCCGAACCGAGCCAGGCTTCCCTGGGCGTTATCGTCGGCGAAGGTCAGCGTGACGATCTTGTAGCCACCAAACCGATCAATGATCCCGCTCAACGAGCCGTCGTAGATAATGACGCCATGGGCGATCACCACCACGCGTTGGCACAACGCGGCGATATCTTTCATGTAGTGGCTGGTCAGCAGGACCGTGATTTTGCGTTCCTGCTGATAATGCTTCAGAAACTGCTGAATGTTATGCTGGGCGACCACGTCGAGCCCGATCGTCGGTTCGTCGAGGAACAGCACGTCGGGCGAGTGGAGCAGGGCGGCGATCAGTTCCATTTTCATCCGCTCGCCGAGCGACAAAGCACGAACCGGTTGCGAAAGGAGCTCTTTCACCCCCAGCAGATCGACTAGTTCGTCTTGCGAACGCTGGAACTGGTCGGCGTCGATCCGATAGATCTTCTGGTGGAGCCGGAAGCTGTCCTGGGCCGGCAAATCCCACCACAGCTGGTTTTTCTGCCCCATCACCAGGGCAAACCGGCGGCGATAGGCGTTATCGCGGTGCCAAGGGACGTGCCCCATGACCGTGGCCGAGCCGGAAGTTGGATTGATCACCCCCGAGAGCAGCTTGAGGGTGGTTGTCTTCCCCGCTCCATTGGGGCCGAGAAAGGCGACGAATTCTCCCTGATCGACGGTCAAATCGATACCTTTGACCGCTTCCACCGTCTTGTATTGACGGTGAAACAGGCCGCGAATCGAGGAGAGCAGGCCTTCCTGCTTCTGATAGACCTGGTAGGTCTTGGTCAATTTTTCGATCTGGATGATTGGTGGCATGTGCAGATTATAAACCAGGGGGCAAAAGCGGACAGTTGCCGGGCCCCCCTCGCGTTGTGGCAATATGGGGTATTCGCTATAATCGCCGCGCTTTCGGGCGTGTTTTCCGGTCAGGGAGATCGGATCAGCCCTTCTGCGAGGATCGATCGCTTCGGGAATTATTACGGATGATACGAATTGGTCTCGGACACGACACCCATCGGCTTGCCGACGGTGGTCCACTAATTTTAGGTGGCCTCGAGATTCCGCACGACAAACATCTGGTTGGACACAGTGATGCCGACGCTTTGATGCACGCCATCACCGATGCGTTACTGGGTGCGGCCAATCTTCCTGACATTGGGCAGCTTTTTCCCAATACGGACGAGGAAAACCGCGGACGTTCGTCCAGCGAATTTCTAAAACTGGCCTATCAAAAGGTGCTCGACGAGGGGTGGACGCTCATCAACCTCGACGCAGTCATCCATGCCCAGCGGCCGAAACTGGCCGATTTGAAGTCGTTGATGCAGATCCGAATTGCGGAACTTCTGCATGTCTCGCCGGAAGATATCGGCATCAAAGCCAAGACCGGCGAAAGCGTCGGCAGCATTGGCCGCGAAGAGTCGATCGAAGTCCAGTGCGTTTGCCTGTTGCGAAGAGTCTAGTTTCGTTCCTTTCCACCTAATACCCAGCCCCTTAGCGGTCCTTAAAGGCAAGAACATGAGTAACCTCCGGGTCTACAACACACTGAGCCGTACCAAGGAAGAGTTCAAAACGGTCGAACCCGGCAAAGTCGGCATCTACCTTTGCGGACCAACGGTCTACGCCGAAGCCCACATCGGGCACATGGTGGGTCCCGTCATCTTCGATACCGTCAAGCGTTACCTCGCACACAGCGGTTACGACGTCCGCCTGGTGGTCAACATCACCGACGTCGACGACAAGCTGATCCACAAGGCGAACGAGCGCAAGATGACCATGCTCGAAGTCGCCGAAGAGAACATCAAGGATTACCTGAGCAACCTCGCCGCGCTGAACGTGACGACCATCGACGACATGCCACGGGCCACCGCCTGCATGGACGACATCATCAAGTTCGTCGAAGACCTGATCGCCAAGGGCTTTGCTTACGATGTCGATGGCGACGTCTTCTTTGAAGTCAGCAAAGATCCGCAGTACGGCAAGCTGACCAACCGCAGTGTCGACGCCATGCAGGGGGAAGGGGGCGGTGCCGCCGCCAGCAAGCGTTCGCCAGGCGACTTCGCACTGTGGAAGAAAGCCAAGCCGGGCGAACCTTCGTGGGACAGCCCCTGGGGCAAGGGTCGCCCTGGCTGGCACATCGAATGCTCGGCCATGAGCAAAGGGATTTTGGGCGAAACATTCGACATCCACGGTGGTGGTTTGGACCTTACCTTCCCACACCATGAAAACGAAATCGCTCAAAGCGAATGCTGCCACGGCAAGCCCATGGTCAACTATTGGATGCACAACGGTCTGCTCCGCAGCGATCCAAGTGCCGGCAAGATCGGCGGCAAGGCGGAACGCGAAAAGGAAGCGACACCTGCCGACAACAACCCTGGCGGCAAGATGAGCCGTAGTGGTGGTGCTGGCGGTTTGCACTCGCTGATCGAGCGACAAAGCGGCGAGCGAATCCGCTTCTTCCTGCTGCGAACCCATTACCGCAGCACCATTCTGTTCAGCGAGCCAGCGATCGAAGAAGCCGGCACCGGCCTGGAAACATTCTATCGCTTGTTCGAGCGATACGAACGGATCACCGGCAAGTCGTACTACGACATCACGCCAGCCAAGACTCGCAAAGAAGGCGAAATCACCGCCGGCGACGACGCCTTGCTCGGCCTCCTGAAGAAGCATCGTGACGCCTATCTCGAAAAGATGGACGACGACTTCAACACCGGTGGCGGCGTGAGCGAACTGTTCGAGATCGTCCGTGCGGTCAACAAGTCGATCGATCAGGAAAAGCTCGAAGAGAACAAGGACGCCGATACCAGTGCCCTCGATCAGGCGATGGCTACGCTGCGGGAACTGACTTCCATCCTCGGTCTGTTTTCGGAAAAGCCCGAAACCGATTCGAGCGAAGACGCCGGTCTGGTCGACCAACTGATGAGCCTGGTCATCGAGATCCGGGCGAACTCGCGAAAGAAGAAAGACTTCGAAACGAGCGACCTCATTCGCGACCGTTTGACCGAATGCGGGATCACGCTCGAAGACCGCAAAGATGGCACGCTCTGGCGAAAAGGCTAGGCCATCCTCGTCGGCTGCCTCGCCACTGATTTCACGCGAGGCAGCCACGTCGCTTGGTTCGTACTTCCGTGCCATGCTGTTTCAGCGGTTTCATCCTGTGAAAGTCTCATGCAGAAACGAATTCTCGGTATCGATCCAGGCTTGAACATCACCGGCTACGGGGTGATCGACGTCGGCCCTAGTGGAATTTCGATCGTGGAAGCCGGGGTCGTCCGCGGAAAGACTCGCGGCGAGATCCCGGCCCGCGTTCGCGAGATTCACGAAGGCATCACCGAAGTCATCACCGCGCTCAAGCCGACCGTGATGGCGATGGAAGAACTGTACTCTCATTACGAACGCCCCAAGACTGCCATCATCATGGGGCATGCACGCGGCGTGTTGTGCCTGGCCGCGGCGCAGCATGACATGACCTTTCATAGCTACGCGGCAACGCAAATTAAACGCATCCTTACTGGCAGTGGGCGAGCCCCGAAAAGCCAGATGCAAGACTCGATCCGCCGCGAACTGAAGCTTTCCGCCGTACCGGAACCGCCGGACGTGGCCGACGC is from Bremerella sp. JC817 and encodes:
- a CDS encoding TlpA family protein disulfide reductase; protein product: MLYLLLAIMAGLMVMLVITILGPGAAQMAESHPWVGQPLPATTLKPMLNVEQPLETADLAGKVTLVNFWGPWCPPCLLEFPELLQIREEFSDQPDFAFVSVAADGGWMPGQPASFNEDLETLVPQSQLVLAKFNTTLPVYVDQHADLRIGLSQVKQYQGYPTTLLVDQQGKIQAVWIGYGGDLSDISKKIRELLEAG
- the cyaB gene encoding class IV adenylate cyclase, producing MKFEVELKFPVDDLSTVESQLEDLGGIIEVPKRQADRYYSHPSRNFAETDEALRIRRVGDQNFITYKGPKVDDSTKTRREIEVPLISGATGAANIVHMFESLGFTPVAEVTKDRRKSHIQYDGYEVLVAMDEVLNLGTFVELEITADEEDVESAKAAIAKLADQLGLSGSERRSYLELILGSE
- a CDS encoding MFS transporter, whose translation is MHPHSSTTAEPKAERPQSPATPVATLDGIQRNEGVSRNFVLLTLYQVVLRCGWIFKTESIIIPAVLDLIAGSGWIRGFLPILGRIGQSCPPLLYADRLRQLPLKKWSLAGTSLAMSVAFAGLAAMFIPGVESSIGQSAMVVGFLGFYFLFFCATGLNQLGFGTTQGKLIPPHLRGRLMLASNVIGAVIAISLAAWLLPKWLQGNSIQVNWIFGFAAFSFIGSAISVMGLKERRDQVERKAFSPKQLIQESINVVKDDHRFRYVCLIAATFGFSLMLFPHYQALARERLDVDLSRMIFWVIVQNAGTAIFSLLGGPLADWKGNRLVLRTMMFGVMILPLGSIALVHSGSVGIYLFDWLFLFVGVTPITFRAFTNYTLELVPEPMHPRYLATQSLCIAVPMVISPFVGLLIDITSFELVFSGIALILFGGWTMTWFLDEPRHEVGHHVMYGEMDVDPEDEV
- a CDS encoding DUF1559 domain-containing protein yields the protein MRNSRGFTLVELLVVIAIIGVLIALLLPAVQQAREAARRMNCTNNLKQLGLALHNYHDTYGKLPAMSGGSTPLGNHGRLSGFIGLLPFLEQRALWEQYAQDNFTQDPWEDWAPNNTQVAGLLCPSDSTPATGHLGKTNYCFSAGDQPLNRFEDASASNDRTNEFEGRGMFSRYHYKGFRDITDGLSNTVAMGERCIGVDGMKIRGGIVRVDNAFVDGGKANRCMDMRGLGGMYVEGATSYHTYSGTRWSDGAPAFVGLNTVLPPNAPSCSRWGNEKDKIYATANSYHPGGANTLFGDGSVTFISETIDTGNLAANWEYSGASPYGVWGAMGTRSGGDVASR
- a CDS encoding ABC-2 family transporter protein, which produces MEDRPSYAAVFYMFLRNSLVRDLSFRSNFWIECVSSLSWVIMNLGFYLLIFSYTNSIGPNTGWGKWEFFVFLATTLLVNSLVQMFFMPNIQEFSELIRTGKLDFALLKPIDTQFLVSFEKVNWPSTANFLFGLLLMGISLYQLTHRPEQPIVLTATMVVTFVIFLLCGVAILYSLMIVLAASSIWLGRNTSLYDFWFYITSFSRYPMEIYNAGTLGMSLQLIFTFAIPILIVVNVPARIMAQPFGVSETQMWALPIYMLVATGMSLWFSRWVFKASLRSYRSASS
- a CDS encoding ABC-2 family transporter protein is translated as MADLAARASTWWAIFQINFHEKLVYRGDFMLGTLMRFLPILTQIFLWSAIFSAKGESSGNAEIVGYTYYNIVAYYLLSTISRAFSSMPGLASGIALQIREGEIKKYLIQPLDLISFFLLNRIAHKLTYYIVAAVPFAIVFFLCRGYFSGWPPGHVLAAYFTSLVLSFMLGFFMEATIGMIGFWFLEVRSLLFVYMLFTFFLSGHMFPLDMLNELGGPWALIVKSLPLMYLAYFPAAVFLEKITGPELFWGLVVQVGWVVFFIIASRLSFHYGVKQYSAYGG
- a CDS encoding ABC transporter ATP-binding protein: MPPIIQIEKLTKTYQVYQKQEGLLSSIRGLFHRQYKTVEAVKGIDLTVDQGEFVAFLGPNGAGKTTTLKLLSGVINPTSGSATVMGHVPWHRDNAYRRRFALVMGQKNQLWWDLPAQDSFRLHQKIYRIDADQFQRSQDELVDLLGVKELLSQPVRALSLGERMKMELIAALLHSPDVLFLDEPTIGLDVVAQHNIQQFLKHYQQERKITVLLTSHYMKDIAALCQRVVVIAHGVIIYDGSLSGIIDRFGGYKIVTLTFADDNAQGSLARFGDVISEDYPKVKLRVDRSRVGEVLASVLDQYELADVGVEDPPLEEVIADVFSLAHPGDKSANEKLAEASS
- the ispF gene encoding 2-C-methyl-D-erythritol 2,4-cyclodiphosphate synthase, with the translated sequence MIRIGLGHDTHRLADGGPLILGGLEIPHDKHLVGHSDADALMHAITDALLGAANLPDIGQLFPNTDEENRGRSSSEFLKLAYQKVLDEGWTLINLDAVIHAQRPKLADLKSLMQIRIAELLHVSPEDIGIKAKTGESVGSIGREESIEVQCVCLLRRV
- the cysS gene encoding cysteine--tRNA ligase; this encodes MSNLRVYNTLSRTKEEFKTVEPGKVGIYLCGPTVYAEAHIGHMVGPVIFDTVKRYLAHSGYDVRLVVNITDVDDKLIHKANERKMTMLEVAEENIKDYLSNLAALNVTTIDDMPRATACMDDIIKFVEDLIAKGFAYDVDGDVFFEVSKDPQYGKLTNRSVDAMQGEGGGAAASKRSPGDFALWKKAKPGEPSWDSPWGKGRPGWHIECSAMSKGILGETFDIHGGGLDLTFPHHENEIAQSECCHGKPMVNYWMHNGLLRSDPSAGKIGGKAEREKEATPADNNPGGKMSRSGGAGGLHSLIERQSGERIRFFLLRTHYRSTILFSEPAIEEAGTGLETFYRLFERYERITGKSYYDITPAKTRKEGEITAGDDALLGLLKKHRDAYLEKMDDDFNTGGGVSELFEIVRAVNKSIDQEKLEENKDADTSALDQAMATLRELTSILGLFSEKPETDSSEDAGLVDQLMSLVIEIRANSRKKKDFETSDLIRDRLTECGITLEDRKDGTLWRKG
- the ruvC gene encoding crossover junction endodeoxyribonuclease RuvC, producing MQKRILGIDPGLNITGYGVIDVGPSGISIVEAGVVRGKTRGEIPARVREIHEGITEVITALKPTVMAMEELYSHYERPKTAIIMGHARGVLCLAAAQHDMTFHSYAATQIKRILTGSGRAPKSQMQDSIRRELKLSAVPEPPDVADALAVALCHHYLSKVATAI